A window of Choloepus didactylus isolate mChoDid1 chromosome 21, mChoDid1.pri, whole genome shotgun sequence contains these coding sequences:
- the RBAK gene encoding RB-associated KRAB zinc finger protein isoform X2 has product MFAAGSVSFTDVAVDFTQEEWQQLDADEKITYKDVMLENYSNLISVGYDITKPDVIIKLEQGEEPWIVEGEFPCQSCPEEVWKGDDLIERFQENEEKHSSQTLFLNSKTLIEEGENASAKTYVEPNFVTSSIIAHNCVSCGKSLESISELIISDGSYARKQPDECGECEKTHHGEKPYEFNQNGEGYSQNDESILEKITILEEPFEYNKCMEAFENEAVFITHKRAYMGEKHYEWNDSGPDFIQMSNFSVYQRSQVDMKPYECSECGKSFCKKSKFIIHQRAHTGEKPYECNVCGKSFSQKGTLTVHRRSHLEEKPYKCNECGKTFCQKLHLTQHQRTHSGEKPYECSECGKTFCQKTHLTLHQRNHSGERPYPCNECGKSFSRKSALSDHQRTHTGEKLYKCNDCGKSYYRKSTLITHQRTHTGEKPYQCSECGKFFSRVSYLTIHYRSHLEEKPYECNECGKTFNLNSAFIRHRKLHTEEKSHECSECGKFSQFSCLTNHQTTDLGEKPYECNECGKTFLENSSFGRHQSLPKAEKSYECNICGKLFSELSYYTLHYRSHSEEKPYECNECGKTFSHNSSLFRHQRVHTGEKPYECYECGKFFSQKSYLTIHHRIHSGEKPYECSKCGKVFSRMSNLTVHYRSHSGEKPYECNECGKVFSQKSYLTVHYRTHSGEKPYECNECGKKFHHRSAFNSHQRIHRRGNMNVLDVESLL; this is encoded by the exons ATGTTTGCTGCA GGGTCAGTGTCATTCACGGATGTGGCTGTGGACTTCACCCAGGAGGAGTGGCAGCAACTGGATGCTGATGAAAAGATAACATACAaggatgtgatgctggagaactacAGCAACCTCATTTCAGTGG GGTACGATATTACCAAACCAGATGTGATCATCAAGTTGGAGCAAGGAGAAGAGCCATGGATAGTAGAAGGTGAATTCCCATGTCAGAGCTGTCCAG aaGAAGTCTGGAAAGGTGATGACTTGATAGAGAGAttccaagaaaatgaagaaaaacattcaAGTCAAACTCTATTTCTCAACAGCAAAACCCTGATTGAAGAAGGAGAGAACGCATCTGCCAAAACTTATGTGGAACCAAACTTTGTTACTTCAAGCATAATAGCTCATAATTGTGTTTCATGTGGAAAGAGTTTAGAATCTATTTCAGAATTAATTATTAGTGATGGAAGCTATGCAAGAAAGCAACCTGATGAATGTGGTGAATGTGAGAAAACACATcatggagagaaaccctatgaatttAATCAAAATGGGGAAGGCTATTCACAAAATGATGAAAGTATTCTTGAGAAAATTACTATTTTAGAGGAACCCTTTGAATATAATAAATGCATGGAAGCCTTTGAAAATGAAGCTGTTTTCATTACTCATAAAAGAGCTTATATGGGGGAAAAGCACTATGAGTGGAATGATTCTGGACCAGACTTCATCCAAATGTCAAATTTCAGTGTATATCAGAGATCACAAGTGGACATGAAGCCCTATGAatgcagtgaatgtggaaaaTCCTTCTGTAAAAAGTCAAAATTCATTATACATCAGAGGGCTCATACAggggagaaaccttatgaatgtaatgtatgtgggaaatccttcagccAAAAGGGAACCCTCACTGTACATCGGAGATCACACTTAGAAGAGAAGCCTTATaagtgtaatgaatgtgggaaaaccttctgTCAGAAGTTACATCTCACTcaacatcagagaactcattcaggagagaaaccctatgaatgtagtGAATGTGGAAAAACTTTCTGCCAAAAGACACATCTCACCCTACACCAGAGAAATCATTCAGGAGAAAGGCCCTACccatgtaatgaatgtgggaaatccttctcCCGTAAGTCAGCCCTCAGTGACCATCAGAGAACACACACGGGAGAGAAACTTTATAAATGTAATGATTGTGGGAAATCTTACTACCGGAAATCTACCCTTATTACACATCAGAGAAcacatacaggagagaaaccttatCAATGTAGTGAATGTGGAAAATTCTTTTCTCGGGTATCATACCTCACTATACATTATAGAAGTCATTTAgaagagaaaccctatgaatgtaatgaatgtggcaAAACCTTCAATTTAAATTCAGCCTTCATCAGACATCGGAAATTACACACAGAAGAGAAGTCCCATGAATGCAGTGAATGTGGAAAGTTCTCTCAATTTTCATGTCTCACTAATCATCAAACAACTGACttaggagagaaaccctatgaatgtaatgaatgtgggaaaaccttcctTGAAAATTCAAGCTTCGGAAGACATCAGTCACTTCCGAAAGCAGAGAAATCCTATGAATGTAATATATGTGGAAAATTATTCTCTGAGTTGTCGTACTACACTCTACATTACAGAAGTCATTCCgaagagaaaccatatgaatgtaatgaatgtgggaaaaccttctcCCATAATTCATCCCTGTTTAGACATCAGAGAGtacacacaggagagaaaccctatgaatgctaTGAATGTGGAAAGTTCTTCTCTCAGAAGTCATATCTCACTATACATCATCGAATTCAttcaggagagaaaccctatgaatgcagtAAATGTGGAAAAGTCTTCTCTCGGATGTCAAACCTCACTGTACATTATAGAAGCCAttcaggagagaaaccctatgaatgtaatgagtGTGGAAAAGTCTTTTCTCAGAAGTCATATCTCACTGTACATTATAGAACTCATtcaggagagaaaccttatgaatgtaatgaatgtgggaaaaaatTTCACCACAGGTCAGCcttcaatagccatcagagaattcatagaAGAGGGAATATGAATGTATTAGATGTGGAAAGTCTCCTCTGA
- the RBAK gene encoding RB-associated KRAB zinc finger protein isoform X1, which produces MEKSQGSVSFTDVAVDFTQEEWQQLDADEKITYKDVMLENYSNLISVGYDITKPDVIIKLEQGEEPWIVEGEFPCQSCPEEVWKGDDLIERFQENEEKHSSQTLFLNSKTLIEEGENASAKTYVEPNFVTSSIIAHNCVSCGKSLESISELIISDGSYARKQPDECGECEKTHHGEKPYEFNQNGEGYSQNDESILEKITILEEPFEYNKCMEAFENEAVFITHKRAYMGEKHYEWNDSGPDFIQMSNFSVYQRSQVDMKPYECSECGKSFCKKSKFIIHQRAHTGEKPYECNVCGKSFSQKGTLTVHRRSHLEEKPYKCNECGKTFCQKLHLTQHQRTHSGEKPYECSECGKTFCQKTHLTLHQRNHSGERPYPCNECGKSFSRKSALSDHQRTHTGEKLYKCNDCGKSYYRKSTLITHQRTHTGEKPYQCSECGKFFSRVSYLTIHYRSHLEEKPYECNECGKTFNLNSAFIRHRKLHTEEKSHECSECGKFSQFSCLTNHQTTDLGEKPYECNECGKTFLENSSFGRHQSLPKAEKSYECNICGKLFSELSYYTLHYRSHSEEKPYECNECGKTFSHNSSLFRHQRVHTGEKPYECYECGKFFSQKSYLTIHHRIHSGEKPYECSKCGKVFSRMSNLTVHYRSHSGEKPYECNECGKVFSQKSYLTVHYRTHSGEKPYECNECGKKFHHRSAFNSHQRIHRRGNMNVLDVESLL; this is translated from the exons atggagaaatcCCAG GGGTCAGTGTCATTCACGGATGTGGCTGTGGACTTCACCCAGGAGGAGTGGCAGCAACTGGATGCTGATGAAAAGATAACATACAaggatgtgatgctggagaactacAGCAACCTCATTTCAGTGG GGTACGATATTACCAAACCAGATGTGATCATCAAGTTGGAGCAAGGAGAAGAGCCATGGATAGTAGAAGGTGAATTCCCATGTCAGAGCTGTCCAG aaGAAGTCTGGAAAGGTGATGACTTGATAGAGAGAttccaagaaaatgaagaaaaacattcaAGTCAAACTCTATTTCTCAACAGCAAAACCCTGATTGAAGAAGGAGAGAACGCATCTGCCAAAACTTATGTGGAACCAAACTTTGTTACTTCAAGCATAATAGCTCATAATTGTGTTTCATGTGGAAAGAGTTTAGAATCTATTTCAGAATTAATTATTAGTGATGGAAGCTATGCAAGAAAGCAACCTGATGAATGTGGTGAATGTGAGAAAACACATcatggagagaaaccctatgaatttAATCAAAATGGGGAAGGCTATTCACAAAATGATGAAAGTATTCTTGAGAAAATTACTATTTTAGAGGAACCCTTTGAATATAATAAATGCATGGAAGCCTTTGAAAATGAAGCTGTTTTCATTACTCATAAAAGAGCTTATATGGGGGAAAAGCACTATGAGTGGAATGATTCTGGACCAGACTTCATCCAAATGTCAAATTTCAGTGTATATCAGAGATCACAAGTGGACATGAAGCCCTATGAatgcagtgaatgtggaaaaTCCTTCTGTAAAAAGTCAAAATTCATTATACATCAGAGGGCTCATACAggggagaaaccttatgaatgtaatgtatgtgggaaatccttcagccAAAAGGGAACCCTCACTGTACATCGGAGATCACACTTAGAAGAGAAGCCTTATaagtgtaatgaatgtgggaaaaccttctgTCAGAAGTTACATCTCACTcaacatcagagaactcattcaggagagaaaccctatgaatgtagtGAATGTGGAAAAACTTTCTGCCAAAAGACACATCTCACCCTACACCAGAGAAATCATTCAGGAGAAAGGCCCTACccatgtaatgaatgtgggaaatccttctcCCGTAAGTCAGCCCTCAGTGACCATCAGAGAACACACACGGGAGAGAAACTTTATAAATGTAATGATTGTGGGAAATCTTACTACCGGAAATCTACCCTTATTACACATCAGAGAAcacatacaggagagaaaccttatCAATGTAGTGAATGTGGAAAATTCTTTTCTCGGGTATCATACCTCACTATACATTATAGAAGTCATTTAgaagagaaaccctatgaatgtaatgaatgtggcaAAACCTTCAATTTAAATTCAGCCTTCATCAGACATCGGAAATTACACACAGAAGAGAAGTCCCATGAATGCAGTGAATGTGGAAAGTTCTCTCAATTTTCATGTCTCACTAATCATCAAACAACTGACttaggagagaaaccctatgaatgtaatgaatgtgggaaaaccttcctTGAAAATTCAAGCTTCGGAAGACATCAGTCACTTCCGAAAGCAGAGAAATCCTATGAATGTAATATATGTGGAAAATTATTCTCTGAGTTGTCGTACTACACTCTACATTACAGAAGTCATTCCgaagagaaaccatatgaatgtaatgaatgtgggaaaaccttctcCCATAATTCATCCCTGTTTAGACATCAGAGAGtacacacaggagagaaaccctatgaatgctaTGAATGTGGAAAGTTCTTCTCTCAGAAGTCATATCTCACTATACATCATCGAATTCAttcaggagagaaaccctatgaatgcagtAAATGTGGAAAAGTCTTCTCTCGGATGTCAAACCTCACTGTACATTATAGAAGCCAttcaggagagaaaccctatgaatgtaatgagtGTGGAAAAGTCTTTTCTCAGAAGTCATATCTCACTGTACATTATAGAACTCATtcaggagagaaaccttatgaatgtaatgaatgtgggaaaaaatTTCACCACAGGTCAGCcttcaatagccatcagagaattcatagaAGAGGGAATATGAATGTATTAGATGTGGAAAGTCTCCTCTGA